From a region of the Constantimarinum furrinae genome:
- a CDS encoding succinylglutamate desuccinylase/aspartoacylase family protein codes for METDILEILNEKIGPGERKTINFNIAKLYTSTEVDIPVIIERASKPGPTVLLTAGIHGDEINGVEIVRQVIAKKINKPKSGTVICIPILNIFGFLNADRAFPDGRDLNRVFPGTKTGSLASRVAWHFTKEILPHADYCMDFHTGGASRFNAPQVRIRPDDEELLKLARIFNAPFTVYSPNIEKSYRSTCQKMGIPTLLFEGGKSLDSNKHIVKNGVDGVMRVLNSLEMLRDTFKSSEVKTNTVIIEKSKWIRAQKSGLLHNKIDCNKFVVKGEFLATITDPFGTMRFKVLSPNDGYIINVNQAPIVHQGDAIFHISTVDSTTNPEDTSEH; via the coding sequence ATGGAAACGGATATACTTGAAATTTTAAATGAAAAAATAGGTCCGGGCGAGCGCAAGACCATTAATTTCAATATAGCCAAACTTTATACCTCCACAGAGGTTGATATTCCGGTAATCATTGAACGTGCATCAAAGCCCGGCCCTACGGTGCTGTTAACAGCGGGCATACACGGTGATGAAATTAACGGGGTGGAGATCGTTAGACAGGTTATCGCAAAAAAGATCAATAAGCCAAAATCCGGAACTGTGATCTGTATTCCCATCCTTAATATTTTCGGCTTTCTGAATGCGGATAGAGCTTTTCCGGATGGTCGTGATCTCAACCGGGTCTTTCCCGGAACTAAAACAGGTTCACTGGCGAGTAGAGTTGCCTGGCATTTTACCAAAGAAATTCTGCCTCATGCCGATTATTGTATGGATTTTCACACCGGAGGCGCCAGTAGATTCAATGCGCCACAGGTTAGAATTAGACCCGATGATGAGGAGTTACTAAAACTTGCAAGGATCTTCAATGCTCCTTTCACCGTTTATTCGCCCAATATTGAAAAGTCTTACCGATCCACCTGTCAAAAAATGGGAATTCCAACCTTGTTGTTTGAAGGAGGTAAATCGTTAGACAGCAACAAACATATCGTGAAAAACGGGGTGGACGGTGTAATGCGGGTACTTAATTCTTTAGAAATGCTTCGAGATACATTTAAATCATCGGAAGTTAAAACAAATACAGTGATCATTGAAAAAAGCAAGTGGATCCGTGCACAAAAAAGCGGTCTTCTGCACAACAAGATAGACTGTAATAAATTTGTGGTAAAAGGAGAATTTTTAGCGACCATTACCGACCCTTTCGGCACTATGAGATTTAAGGTGTTATCCCCCAACGACGGGTACATTATTAATGTGAATCAAGCACCCATAGTACACCAGGGAGATGCGATTTTTCATATTTCTACCGTGGATTCTACCACCAACCCGGAAGATACATCAGAACATTAA
- a CDS encoding 5-formyltetrahydrofolate cyclo-ligase, whose protein sequence is MEKEILRTKYRKLREKLSFEKIEVLSLEIANKLLEMDIWEKTYYHIFLPITGKKEVNTEYILHILQGKDKSVIIPKTNFESGEMTHILLQEHTALKISNYGIPEPESGIEVLPGQIEIVFVPLLAYDVKGNRVGYGKGFYDRFLAQCDPEAVFIGLSFFEPEASILHEFIDIPLNFCVTPHRTYKF, encoded by the coding sequence ATGGAAAAGGAAATTCTTCGGACGAAATACAGGAAGCTACGTGAAAAGCTTTCCTTTGAAAAAATTGAAGTACTGAGCCTTGAAATAGCCAACAAGCTACTGGAAATGGACATTTGGGAAAAAACCTATTATCATATTTTCCTCCCAATAACTGGGAAAAAAGAGGTGAATACCGAATACATCCTGCATATTCTACAAGGGAAGGATAAAAGTGTGATCATTCCTAAAACAAATTTTGAATCGGGTGAAATGACCCACATACTATTACAGGAACATACCGCTTTAAAAATTTCAAATTACGGTATTCCCGAGCCCGAATCGGGGATCGAAGTACTTCCCGGGCAAATTGAAATCGTATTTGTTCCGTTATTGGCCTATGATGTAAAAGGCAACAGGGTTGGATACGGAAAGGGGTTTTACGACCGGTTTTTAGCACAATGCGATCCGGAAGCAGTGTTTATCGGGCTGTCCTTCTTCGAACCGGAGGCTTCCATCCTCCATGAATTCATAGATATTCCGCTAAATTTTTGTGTTACACCGCATCGAACATATAAATTCTGA
- a CDS encoding CD225/dispanin family protein, translating to METTNNPINTPINKPPDNNLVWAIICTVLCCLPLGIVSIIKSTKVKELWAQGNHVEAQKHADDAKKWAVWGIIAGASVWIIYFILMALGVAGGLFAGY from the coding sequence ATGGAAACAACTAACAACCCAATCAACACCCCGATAAACAAACCGCCCGACAACAACCTTGTCTGGGCCATAATTTGCACCGTTTTATGCTGTTTGCCGTTAGGTATCGTGTCGATCATAAAGTCCACAAAAGTGAAGGAATTATGGGCACAAGGAAACCATGTCGAGGCTCAAAAACATGCCGATGATGCCAAGAAATGGGCAGTATGGGGTATTATTGCCGGAGCTTCTGTCTGGATCATTTATTTCATCTTAATGGCTCTTGGCGTAGCAGGTGGACTTTTTGCCGGGTACTAA
- a CDS encoding DUF2752 domain-containing protein gives MDFLPGTNKYIKPALLLLILGGGFVFYFLFNPADHSFFLPCPFKLITGYDCPGCGSQRAIHQLLHGNIVAAFHLNPLLILSLPLIFYGLGIHLWNYFSERKLTAWLFYSNLFIYIYFGLVVIFWILRNLSFYPW, from the coding sequence GTGGACTTTTTGCCGGGTACTAATAAATACATAAAACCTGCCCTCTTACTGCTTATTCTAGGGGGCGGTTTTGTATTTTATTTTCTATTCAACCCGGCCGATCATTCATTTTTTCTTCCTTGTCCGTTTAAGCTAATAACAGGCTATGATTGTCCCGGTTGTGGATCACAGCGGGCAATACATCAGTTGCTACACGGGAATATTGTAGCCGCCTTTCATTTAAATCCTTTACTGATTCTCTCACTTCCCTTAATTTTCTATGGTTTGGGTATTCACCTTTGGAATTATTTTTCAGAACGAAAACTCACCGCCTGGCTGTTTTACAGTAATCTGTTTATTTACATATATTTCGGACTTGTAGTAATTTTTTGGATCCTTCGGAATCTATCTTTCTATCCCTGGTAA
- a CDS encoding sensor histidine kinase: protein MNFLAQKRSKIFLQDKPPKQPETRVFSDFYYKEVAKLTAAGGFSVNFAEKLSFIDPEARRILQTPLNFQPSLKASLQFYAQDHRDKAEELFHNCCRGIAFSTTIKMRTYTGKEFWAKAVGKPVYDEDENVIGIQGVFQDIHSEKTKELNLLKSFKTIESQHSKLNNFAKIVSHSLRSHASNLQLTLELLRSSESELEAHELKTSLYHISENINATVGHISELVSIQSMAKETTEIVSLDNTLRKVKDDISLLLLESGTEIYSDFSEVTEIEYIPNYLESILFNLITNAIKFRHEERNPVIEIYTYKENDETYLMVRDNGSGIDLEKHGNRLFNIYQTFHDVKDSVGVGLFLIKNQIEALQGNITVKSTVNQGTTFTIKF from the coding sequence ATGAACTTTTTAGCTCAAAAGAGAAGTAAAATATTCTTACAAGATAAGCCCCCTAAACAGCCTGAAACACGGGTGTTTAGTGATTTCTATTACAAAGAAGTGGCCAAGTTGACAGCGGCGGGCGGATTTAGCGTAAATTTCGCCGAAAAACTAAGCTTTATAGACCCTGAAGCAAGACGAATTCTACAAACCCCGCTAAATTTTCAACCATCGTTAAAAGCGTCATTGCAATTTTATGCTCAAGACCACAGAGATAAAGCCGAAGAATTGTTTCATAATTGTTGTCGAGGTATCGCGTTTTCAACAACCATAAAGATGCGCACCTATACCGGAAAAGAATTCTGGGCAAAAGCCGTTGGGAAGCCGGTATACGATGAAGATGAAAACGTAATAGGGATTCAGGGTGTTTTTCAGGATATTCATTCAGAAAAAACAAAAGAACTGAATTTACTAAAGAGTTTTAAAACAATAGAATCGCAGCACTCAAAGCTTAACAATTTCGCGAAGATCGTTTCTCACAGTCTACGATCCCATGCGAGCAATCTTCAGCTAACCCTGGAGCTTCTCAGATCTTCCGAAAGTGAACTGGAGGCGCACGAATTAAAGACGAGTCTCTATCATATTTCAGAAAATATAAACGCAACTGTGGGGCATATCTCCGAGCTGGTTTCCATACAATCGATGGCAAAAGAAACTACAGAAATCGTTAGTCTGGACAATACGCTTCGCAAAGTAAAGGACGACATTAGCCTGCTGCTGCTGGAGAGTGGCACCGAGATCTATTCAGATTTTAGTGAAGTTACAGAGATTGAATATATCCCAAACTATTTGGAGAGTATTCTATTTAATCTAATCACCAATGCCATCAAGTTTAGGCATGAGGAACGAAATCCGGTGATCGAGATCTATACTTATAAAGAAAACGACGAAACCTATTTAATGGTGCGGGACAACGGTTCAGGTATTGATCTGGAAAAACACGGCAACAGGTTATTCAACATCTATCAGACCTTTCACGACGTAAAGGATTCAGTTGGCGTAGGACTTTTTCTTATAAAGAATCAGATAGAAGCACTTCAGGGGAATATCACCGTTAAAAGTACCGTTAATCAAGGTACGACCTTTACGATCAAATTTTAA
- a CDS encoding lipoprotein signal peptidase: MSIKKAAIIIVIILLIDQISKIYIKTNFILGEEVDVFSWFKIHFVENEGMAWGAKIPGEYGKLILTLFRLVAIVGIGYWLWTSVKNNAPRILIISIAMIFAGAFGNIIDSVFYGLIFNDSTQQVATFFPPEGGYGTLFHGKVVDMLSFPLYGGILPDWVPFLGGTYFSFFDPVFNIADSSISIGVILLLIFNKKAFPKKEEEETA; this comes from the coding sequence ATGTCAATAAAAAAGGCAGCAATAATCATTGTAATTATTCTTCTCATAGATCAGATTTCCAAGATCTATATTAAGACAAATTTTATATTGGGTGAAGAAGTTGATGTGTTTAGCTGGTTTAAAATTCACTTTGTGGAAAATGAAGGTATGGCATGGGGGGCAAAGATCCCCGGAGAATACGGAAAACTTATTTTAACCCTATTTCGATTAGTGGCTATTGTAGGTATAGGGTACTGGTTATGGACCTCTGTTAAGAACAATGCACCTCGAATTCTAATTATTTCCATTGCCATGATATTTGCCGGAGCTTTTGGAAATATTATCGATTCGGTCTTTTATGGCCTTATCTTTAACGACAGTACGCAGCAAGTGGCAACATTCTTCCCTCCAGAAGGAGGTTACGGAACACTGTTTCATGGAAAAGTAGTCGATATGTTGTCCTTTCCGTTGTACGGCGGTATTCTTCCCGATTGGGTGCCTTTTCTTGGCGGTACTTACTTTTCGTTCTTCGATCCTGTATTTAATATTGCCGATTCGTCAATAAGCATAGGGGTGATCTTGCTACTTATCTTTAATAAGAAGGCATTTCCAAAAAAGGAGGAAGAAGAAACAGCTTAA
- a CDS encoding TraR/DksA family transcriptional regulator — protein sequence MAEEVKSRYSDKELEEFKVLIQEKIDKAKEQLELIKSAYKNDSNNGTDDTSPTFKAFDEGSEVMSKETSSQLAIRQEKFIRDLKNALIRIENKTYGICRVTGKLINPERLKLVPHATLSIEAKNMQK from the coding sequence ATGGCAGAAGAAGTAAAAAGCAGATACAGCGATAAAGAACTCGAAGAGTTTAAAGTGCTTATTCAGGAAAAAATAGATAAGGCAAAAGAGCAACTCGAACTTATAAAGAGTGCCTATAAGAACGATAGTAACAACGGAACAGACGATACGTCGCCTACATTCAAGGCCTTCGATGAAGGAAGTGAAGTGATGAGTAAGGAAACTTCCTCTCAATTGGCGATACGGCAGGAAAAATTTATTCGGGATCTAAAGAATGCGCTTATTCGAATCGAGAATAAAACCTACGGAATTTGCCGTGTAACCGGGAAATTGATCAATCCCGAACGCCTTAAACTGGTGCCACATGCCACGCTTAGTATTGAAGCTAAAAATATGCAGAAGTAA
- the ileS gene encoding isoleucine--tRNA ligase, whose protein sequence is MSTKFKEYKGLDLPKLGEEVLDFWKSENIFEESISIREGAEPFVFFEGPPSANGLPGIHHVMARAIKDIFCRYKTQKGYKVDRKAGWDTHGLPIELGVEKELGITKEDIGKKISVEAYNEACRKAVMRYTDVWNKVTERYGYWVDMEDPYITYKPKYMETVWWILKQIYDKGLLYKGYTIQPYSPKAGTGLSSHELNQPGTYQDVTDTTVVAQFKAAADTLPDLLAEHSNNIWFLAWTTTPWTLPSNTALAVGPKIDYVLVKTFNQYTFQPVHVVLAKNLVSSLFGKKFEEKENPDTLDNYKQGDSLIPYCILEEFTGKKLAGIRYEQLLPYTQPHDTPENAFRVILGDFVTTEDGTGIVHIAPTFGADDAKVAKEAVPEVPPMLVKDENGNLVPLVDLQGKFRPEMGEFAGKYVKNEYYKDDEAPEKSVDVELAIKLKTENKAFKVEKYTHSYPNCWRTDKPILYYPLDSWFIKVTEFRDRMFQLNETINWKPKATGEGRFGNWLANANDWNLSRSRYWGIPLPLWRTEDGKEEKCIGSVEELKSEMQKSVSAGLMNKDIFESFKNGDLSEENYANVDLHKNIVDGIVLVSEGGKPMKREADLIDVWFDSGSMPYAQWHYPFENKEKVENTWRKADFIAEGVDQTRGWFYTLHAIATMLFDDVAYKNVVSNGLVLDKNGQKMSKRLGNATDPFETLETYGPDATRWYMISNANPWDNLKFDVEGIAEVRNKFFGTLYNTYSFFSLYANLDNFDYSEADIPLEKRPEIDRWILSELHTLIAKVDEAYSDYEPTKAARVISEFVQENLSNWYVRLSRRRFWKGSYGEDKISAYQTLYRCLVTVSQLGAPIAPFFMDRLYKDLTSATQDGGAKSVHLSDFPIADNRFVNTVLERKMQKAQTISSLVLSLRQREKIKVRQPLQKIMIPVLDKSQREEILAVSDLIKSEVNVKEIELIDEGSGILVKQIKPDFKKLGPRFGKDMKAVAQAINAFTANEISELEKEGEINILVSEKNVKLNLDDVVISSQDIEGWLVANSDGITVALDVTITDDLKNEGIARELVNRIQNIRKDSGFEVTDRVEVTIQKEAQLEDAVAQNIAYIKQETLTEVLQFEEDLSNGTEISFDDIATRLHIKKH, encoded by the coding sequence ATGAGCACAAAGTTTAAAGAATACAAGGGCTTAGACCTCCCCAAACTTGGCGAAGAGGTACTCGATTTCTGGAAAAGTGAAAACATTTTCGAGGAGAGTATTTCCATTCGGGAAGGTGCAGAGCCATTTGTGTTTTTTGAAGGCCCACCATCTGCTAACGGTTTGCCGGGAATTCATCATGTGATGGCCCGGGCCATTAAAGATATTTTTTGCAGATATAAAACCCAAAAGGGTTATAAAGTAGATCGTAAAGCCGGATGGGACACTCACGGATTACCCATCGAATTGGGAGTTGAAAAGGAGCTGGGGATCACAAAGGAGGATATCGGTAAAAAGATCTCTGTGGAGGCCTATAATGAGGCCTGCCGAAAAGCAGTGATGCGCTATACCGATGTCTGGAATAAAGTAACCGAACGTTACGGCTATTGGGTGGATATGGAAGACCCTTATATCACCTACAAGCCTAAATATATGGAGACCGTTTGGTGGATCCTGAAACAGATCTACGATAAGGGGCTGCTGTATAAAGGATATACCATCCAACCGTATTCTCCAAAAGCGGGAACGGGTTTAAGTTCTCATGAACTTAATCAGCCGGGGACCTATCAGGATGTGACCGATACCACCGTTGTGGCTCAATTTAAGGCTGCTGCCGATACCTTGCCCGATCTTTTGGCCGAGCATTCTAACAATATCTGGTTTCTTGCCTGGACCACAACACCATGGACTCTGCCCAGTAACACGGCATTGGCGGTGGGACCAAAAATCGATTACGTATTGGTGAAAACCTTTAATCAGTATACTTTTCAGCCTGTACATGTGGTATTGGCAAAGAATCTGGTGTCCTCTCTGTTCGGAAAAAAATTCGAGGAAAAGGAAAACCCGGACACCCTTGATAACTATAAACAAGGTGATAGCCTTATCCCGTATTGCATCCTTGAAGAGTTTACAGGGAAGAAACTTGCTGGAATCCGGTATGAACAATTATTACCGTATACCCAGCCTCATGATACTCCCGAAAATGCGTTTAGAGTGATCTTAGGAGATTTCGTAACAACCGAAGACGGTACAGGGATCGTACATATTGCACCCACTTTTGGTGCAGATGATGCCAAAGTTGCCAAGGAGGCGGTTCCTGAAGTTCCACCTATGTTGGTAAAGGATGAAAACGGAAATTTGGTTCCTCTGGTCGATCTACAAGGGAAATTTAGACCGGAAATGGGTGAATTTGCCGGGAAATATGTTAAAAATGAATATTACAAAGATGATGAAGCTCCTGAGAAGAGCGTGGATGTGGAGCTCGCCATTAAATTAAAAACTGAGAACAAGGCCTTTAAGGTTGAAAAATATACCCACAGTTATCCGAACTGCTGGCGAACCGATAAGCCTATTTTGTACTATCCACTGGATTCATGGTTCATTAAAGTAACCGAGTTCAGGGATCGCATGTTCCAGCTGAATGAAACCATCAATTGGAAGCCCAAAGCAACAGGAGAAGGACGATTTGGAAACTGGCTGGCAAATGCAAATGACTGGAATCTAAGCCGATCGCGGTATTGGGGTATTCCATTGCCATTGTGGCGTACCGAGGACGGTAAGGAAGAAAAATGTATTGGCAGCGTAGAAGAGCTCAAGAGTGAAATGCAAAAATCGGTTTCGGCCGGTTTAATGAACAAGGATATCTTTGAAAGCTTTAAAAACGGAGATCTTTCCGAAGAGAACTACGCCAATGTAGATCTCCATAAAAACATTGTAGATGGCATCGTTTTGGTTTCTGAAGGCGGAAAACCTATGAAGCGTGAAGCCGATCTTATAGATGTATGGTTCGATAGTGGAAGCATGCCTTATGCACAGTGGCACTATCCTTTTGAAAATAAGGAAAAGGTTGAAAATACATGGCGTAAAGCCGATTTTATTGCCGAAGGTGTAGACCAGACACGGGGATGGTTCTATACCCTTCACGCCATCGCAACCATGCTTTTTGATGATGTTGCTTATAAAAATGTTGTTTCCAACGGACTGGTTTTGGATAAGAACGGACAAAAGATGTCTAAACGTTTAGGGAATGCCACAGATCCTTTTGAAACCCTTGAAACCTATGGGCCCGATGCTACACGTTGGTACATGATAAGCAATGCCAATCCCTGGGATAACCTCAAATTTGATGTGGAAGGGATTGCTGAAGTCCGTAATAAATTCTTCGGAACGCTTTACAATACCTATAGTTTCTTCAGTTTATATGCGAATCTGGATAATTTCGATTATTCCGAAGCAGACATACCATTAGAAAAGAGACCGGAGATCGACCGTTGGATACTTTCAGAACTACATACCTTAATAGCAAAAGTTGATGAAGCCTATTCAGACTATGAACCTACCAAAGCGGCAAGGGTCATTTCAGAATTTGTGCAGGAAAACCTCAGTAACTGGTATGTACGTCTAAGCAGAAGGCGATTCTGGAAAGGAAGTTACGGCGAAGATAAAATTTCGGCCTACCAAACCTTATACCGATGTCTTGTAACCGTGTCGCAACTGGGAGCTCCTATAGCGCCTTTCTTTATGGACCGGCTGTATAAAGACCTTACGAGCGCCACCCAGGATGGAGGTGCGAAATCGGTACACTTAAGTGATTTCCCAATAGCGGATAATAGGTTTGTAAACACTGTGTTGGAGCGAAAAATGCAGAAGGCGCAAACAATATCTTCCTTGGTATTATCGTTACGACAACGCGAGAAGATTAAAGTACGGCAGCCCCTTCAGAAAATAATGATACCGGTATTAGATAAATCTCAGCGAGAAGAGATTCTGGCGGTATCCGATCTTATAAAGTCTGAAGTAAACGTAAAGGAGATCGAACTGATCGATGAAGGATCGGGTATCCTGGTGAAACAAATAAAACCCGATTTTAAAAAATTAGGACCCCGTTTCGGAAAGGACATGAAAGCTGTGGCACAGGCGATTAACGCTTTTACTGCCAATGAAATTTCAGAATTGGAAAAAGAAGGGGAAATAAACATTTTGGTTAGCGAAAAAAATGTTAAATTGAACCTTGATGACGTCGTCATAAGCTCTCAGGATATAGAGGGGTGGCTCGTTGCAAACAGTGACGGAATTACCGTCGCATTGGATGTTACCATCACCGATGATCTTAAAAACGAAGGGATAGCGCGGGAGTTGGTAAATCGCATTCAGAACATTAGAAAGGACTCAGGTTTTGAAGTTACAGACAGGGTTGAGGTTACCATTCAAAAAGAAGCTCAACTGGAAGATGCGGTAGCTCAGAATATAGCGTATATTAAACAAGAAACTTTAACGGAAGTCTTGCAGTTTGAAGAAGACCTAAGCAATGGTACAGAAATTTCTTTTGACGATATTGCAACCCGTTTACATATCAAAAAACATTAA
- a CDS encoding DUF6268 family outer membrane beta-barrel protein codes for MKKQLLLFILFPLFCQSQNYVDLFKLGYGQTINNEFVDAPGSTYVKSLEADLTFPVVLNERHALITGVAFSRNNLELSPAFDFTSLYSTTLKLGLASTYNNKWSSTIVLLPKIASDYKNISGDDFYIGGFALLKLKKKENLIYRFGLYGTSEAFGIFTTPIIGWYYLSDNGRFEMDMSLPIAADINYCLGITTIGLDYYGIGRSFNITEDGAAPVYVDLSSLEFASYLQFNALQKSVLLRAKFGYSSNNYEVYEQGSKIDLGLSAFSFGDDRTQLNPDISGGFFLKFEAIYRFNISKTEDKTSAD; via the coding sequence TTGAAAAAACAGCTACTTCTTTTTATTCTTTTTCCGTTGTTTTGCCAGTCACAAAACTATGTAGATCTCTTTAAACTAGGCTATGGACAAACCATTAATAATGAATTTGTGGACGCTCCCGGAAGTACCTATGTAAAATCCCTGGAAGCCGACCTCACTTTTCCTGTGGTTCTCAATGAGCGCCACGCCCTTATTACCGGAGTCGCTTTTAGCCGAAACAATCTCGAACTTTCGCCTGCTTTTGACTTTACCAGCCTGTACAGCACCACTTTAAAATTAGGGCTCGCATCAACTTACAACAACAAATGGAGCAGCACTATTGTACTGTTGCCAAAAATAGCGTCCGATTATAAAAATATATCAGGTGATGATTTTTATATTGGTGGATTTGCTTTATTAAAACTGAAGAAAAAGGAAAATCTTATCTACCGTTTTGGTCTGTATGGAACTTCCGAAGCCTTTGGAATATTTACCACACCCATCATTGGCTGGTATTATCTAAGTGATAACGGGCGTTTTGAAATGGATATGTCGTTGCCTATTGCGGCCGATATAAATTATTGCCTGGGAATTACCACGATTGGTCTCGATTACTACGGAATTGGAAGAAGTTTCAATATCACCGAAGACGGTGCAGCGCCGGTTTACGTCGACCTAAGCTCTTTGGAATTTGCAAGTTATTTACAGTTCAATGCCCTTCAAAAGAGCGTATTATTGCGTGCAAAATTTGGATATTCCAGTAATAATTACGAAGTTTATGAACAAGGTTCTAAGATCGATCTAGGTCTTTCAGCCTTTAGTTTTGGAGACGACCGAACTCAACTTAATCCCGATATAAGTGGCGGCTTCTTCTTAAAATTTGAAGCAATCTACCGGTTCAACATATCAAAAACAGAAGACAAAACTTCTGCAGACTAA
- a CDS encoding CBS domain-containing protein, protein MGIKSFMGRRAKPTKGSSENIKVSDYMSKNLTTFRADQSVLEVMETLIKKKISGGPVVNDKYELVGIISEGDCMKQISESRYYNQPMEDIKVEQHMAKNVETIDGNMNVFDAANKFLTSKHRRFPIVEHGKLVGQISQKDVLIAALKLKGQTWK, encoded by the coding sequence ATGGGAATCAAAAGTTTTATGGGTAGGCGTGCCAAGCCTACAAAAGGGAGTAGTGAAAATATTAAGGTTTCAGACTATATGAGTAAGAATCTCACAACCTTCAGAGCAGATCAATCGGTTTTGGAAGTAATGGAAACCCTCATTAAAAAGAAAATTTCAGGAGGGCCTGTGGTAAATGATAAATATGAATTGGTGGGGATCATTTCAGAAGGAGATTGTATGAAACAGATAAGTGAAAGTAGGTATTACAATCAGCCGATGGAAGACATTAAAGTGGAGCAACATATGGCTAAAAATGTGGAAACCATAGACGGTAATATGAATGTTTTTGATGCGGCCAATAAATTCCTGACCTCCAAACACAGACGATTCCCCATCGTGGAACACGGAAAACTTGTAGGACAGATAAGTCAGAAGGATGTTTTGATCGCTGCATTAAAGCTTAAGGGGCAGACCTGGAAATAA